ACAAGGTGTCGGTGGTGTTCGAAGCGGCGAACCTCACCGCCGTCTCGGAATTCTCGCTCGACATCGCGCCGGGCGAGTTCGTCTCGATCGTCGGCCCGAGCGGCTGCGGCAAGACCACGCTGTTGAACTACGCGGCAGGTCTGCTGCCGCCCGGCGCCGGCCGTGGCCGGCTGCTGGTCAACGGCAAGCCTCCGGTCACCGGCACCCACGACCTCGCCTACATGCTGGCCCGGGACGCGCTCGCGCCCTGGCGGACCGCACTCGGCAACGCCGAGCTCGGCACCGAGGTCCGCGGCGTGCCCGCCGAGCAACGCCGTGCCCGCGCGCTCGACCTCTTGGAAAAGGTTGGCCTGAAAGGCTTCGAGAATGCCTACCCGAAGGCGCTGTCGCAAGGCATGCGCCAGCGTGTTGCGCTCGCCCGCACCTTCTCGCTCGATTCGCCGATCCTTTTGATGGACGAGCCGTTCGGCGCCCTCGATGCGCAGACCAAGCTGCAACTCGAGGACGTGCTGCTGTCGCTATGGCAGCGCGAACGCCGCACGGTGATCTTCATCACCCACGACCTTTCCGAGGCCGTATCAATGTCCGACCGCGTGATCGTCATGAGTTCGCGGCCAGGTCGTATCATCGCCGACGTGCCGATCACTCTCGGCCGGCCCCGCTCGGTGCGAGCCCTGCAGAAGGATCCGCATTACCACGAGCTGTACTCGCAGGTCTGGAGCAAGCTGGAAGAAGGATTGAGCCAATGAACGATCAACGGCGGTTGAGCGGCCCGATGATCTGGGTCGCGCGCATCGTTTTCCTGGCGGCATTCTTCGCGCTGTGGGAATGGGTAGCCGATGCCAAACTGATCGACCCGATCCTGATCGGCAAGCCGAGCGGCATCGCGCAGTATCTCTGGGACGAGCTGTTCGTCACCCGCAGCCTGCTGAGCGATTTCTACTGGTCGATGGGCGGCACGGTGCTGGCATTCCTGCTTGGCAGCGTCGCCGGCATCCTGGTCGGCATGCTGTTCGTCACCTCGCCCTCGACGGAGGCGGTGTTCAACCCGATGCTGACCGCACTGAACGCGATGCCACGCATTGCGCTGGCGCCGTTGTTCATCATCTGGTTCGGCCTCGGCCTCGGATCCAAAGTCGCCGTTGGATTTAGCCTCACCTTCTTCATCGTGCTGACCAGTACGGTGGCCGGAGGCCGGGGCGTCAATCCGGATCATGTCACGCTGGCGCGCACGCTCGGCGCAAGCGAGTCGCAGATCTTCCGCAAGTTCGTGCTGCCGAGCGCGGTGCCGGTGATCTTCAACGGGCTGCGTCTCGGCCTCGTGTTCGCGTTGCTCGGCGTGATCGGCGCGGAGATCCTCGCCTCCGAGCACGGCCTCGGCCAGACGCTGTCGGTGCTGGCGGCGAGCTTCAAGACTAATGGCGTGTTCGGCATCATCTTCCTGTTGTCGCTGATTGGCGTGGCGATCAGCTGGGGGATGACTTCGCTGGAAAATCGCCTGCTGCGCTGGCGGTAACTACTGGATCACAGAGGACGTCTTGCGTGATGCCCGGCCTCGTGCCGGGCATCAACGTTTTGCGGAGCGCACAGCAAGGCATCGGCGGGGGTGATCGATGAGAGAGCCCGGCCGTCATGCATCCACGTTCGGTCGACTGAACCACATCAGCCGATCGCAAACTTGCCCGCAAACAGCAGCGCCAGCACCAGCACCGCAGGCTTCGCCTCCGCAATCTTGCCCGAGATGAGCTTCGCCAGCGCATAGGTGATGAAGCCGAGGCCGATTCCAGTGGCGATCGAATAGGTCAACGGCATCGCGATCGCAGCCACCACCGCCGGCGCGTATTCGGTAACATCGTCCCAGTTCATCTCGGCGAGTCCGCGCGCCATCACGCAGGCGACATAGAGCAGAGCCGCCGACGAGGCATAGGCCGGCACCATGCCTGCGAGTGGCGCGAAGAACAGGGCCAGGAGAAAGAACAGCGCGACGAACACCGCCGTCAGACCGGTGCGGCCGCCGGCAGCGACACCGGATGCGCTCTCGATATAGCTCGTCGTGGTCGAGGTACCGATCAGCGAACCGAACATCGCGGCGAAGCTGTCGGCGATCAACGCCTGCTTCATACGCGGCAGATTGCCATCCTGATCTGTCAGGCCGGCACGATGGGTCACGCCGATCAACGTGCCGGCATTGTCGAACACGTCGATGAACAGGAACGAGAACACGACGATGATGAACGTCAGTTCGAACGCACGCGAGAAATCGAGTTGCAGCAATGTCGGTGCCAGCGACGGCGGCAGCGACACGACGCCGCCAAAGCTCGCGAGCCCAAACGGCAGGCCGAGCAGCGACACGGCCAGGATGCCGAGCAGCGTACCGCCGACGACATGGCGCGCATTCAACGCGACGATCAGCACGAAACCGAGCAGAGAGAGGACCGCGGGCAGGTGATCGAAGCCCGTGAGCGGTCCGAGCGTCACCAGCGTCACCGGATGGGCGACGACGATCTTGGCCTGCTCCAATGCGATGATGCCAAGGAATAAGCCGACGCCCGCGGAAATCGCGAACTTGAGGTTGCGGGGGATCGCGTTGATCACATACTCGCGGACGCGAAAGATCGAGAGCAAGAAAAACAGCACACCCGAGAGGAAGACGGCTGCAAGCGCCTGCTGCCAGGTATATTTATAGCCGAGGACGACCGTGAAGGCGAAGAACGCGTTCAGCCCCATGCCGGGCGCCAACCCGATCGGATAGTTGGCGTAGAATGCCATCACCAGGGTCGACACCGCGGCGGCGATGCAGGTGGCGACGAAAACCGCGCCCTTGTCCAACCCCGCAGCACCGAGGATCGTCGGGTTGACGAAGACGATGTAGACCATCGTCAGGAACGTGGTGAGACCAGCGATGAATTCGGTGCGAACTGACGTGCCGTGCGCGCTCAGCCCGAACTGGCGTTCGAGAAAACCGGTCTTCTGTTCCATATTGCCCTCGCAGCCGCTGCTGTGAAGCATAGAGCCGCTGCCACCGGGCGCGAGCCACGTGGGCGGTTTTCCACTGGAGAGAGGCTCTATTTTGCTGCGCCGACCTGCTGCTGCGGCCGGATGATTGCCCAACCGATCCGCAACATGGGCTGACGGCCGTTCAGATAACGCGAGAACGTGCGCGGCACTTCCGGCACCAGGCCGGGAAAACGACGAGCGATATCCTCCGGCGGCGTACCCGCGGTATCGGCCGCACGCCAGACCACCACGCCGCCGCTCTGCCGGAAAGTCTCGAGCGTGAGCCACGGCGTCTTTTCCGGCGTCGCATCGAGCAGCAAACGCGGCCGGCCCGGCGCGGTCACGCTGATTAGTGCGGCAAGCTCCGGATCGCCCGCGACCGCGCGCAGCGGCTGACCGGTGCGGCGCTGGAAGCTATCGCCGAAGAACGTACCGATGGCGCGCGCGGGAAACATCGTCTTGATGTCGGTTGCGGCAACCAGTGGCTGCACCAGCGTCATCCCGAGAAGGTACAGCGCTGGCGCGGCAACGATCCAGAGCCAGAGCGTGCGCAACAGGCGCTGCCGGCGGAACGCGATCAGATCACCGGCGGCGACCACCGCCGCGAGACCCGACAGCAGCAACAGCGTGCCGCCGCCGCCGAGCAGATGCGGCCAGCCGAGCAGCGCCGACGCCAAGCTGAACAGCAGCGCCGGCACAACCGCAAAACCGTAGACGAACGGCCGCGCCAACGGATCGATCGGCGGACGGTAAATCACCGGCGCACGCGTTTCGGCGCTATTGAATCGGCGCGCATTGACGATCCCCAGCAGCGCAATGCCGGCGAGCGCCAGCAGCAGATAACCCGCGAACATCGCCCAGCGCCAGAGCCATCCTTCCGGCGCCGATACATCGGACAGCGCAAACGGCGAACTCGTTCCCGTGCGCCACACGTAAACCGCATAAGGCAGCACCAGTACCAGCACGACCACGGCCGCCAGCGCCGCATCGGCCGAGGCGAGCGCGCGCCGGCCACGCGCGGTCCCCAGCGCAAAAGTGATCAACAGCACCAGCAGCGGAACTGCCGCATTGGTGGTGAGCAACAACAACCCCGCGGCGATCGACAGCGAGAACCATGCCCTCCTGAGGCCTTCCAGCACCCGCCAGGCCCCCAGCAGCGTCAGCCCCCATAACGGCTGGGCCAAAATCTCCGGCCTGAACTCGACCTGCGGAAAGGAGAAGGTCAGGACCGTGGCCGTCAGCAGCACCGCGACCACGGCCTGCTGCGGGCCGACGATCGCGCTGCCGAGGCGGAAGACCGCCAGGAACGCGACGGCGAAACAGACCTGCGACAGGAGATAGAGACCGAACACATGGTTTCCGGCGAGACGGAAGACGATGTCCGCGAGCCAATAGGCCAGCGGCGGCTCGTTACCGACGCCCATCATGTATTCCCGGCCATAGGCCAAACTCATAGCCAGGTCGCCGGGCGGACTCGCGTAAAGCAAGGACGGGATGATCAGCCACAGCATCGCCTGCGCCAGCACCGCGACCCAGAACATCAGCACGGGCCGCACACGGATCAGTTCGACGATCAGGGAGGTGAAACGCATGGCAGGCCGAAATGGTGGGATCTGCTCATGGGACGAGCCCGTTGAGTCGCCCCATGATCTTATCTGTTTGCCTGAGCGCGATCCTTTCGGAAAGCCCGGTTTCCACGTCGCACCAACGCGGCCGTTCCGGTTCGATCATGCCCCATCCATGTTGTCTGTAAAGCGCAGGCGCGTCGCAGCAACAGAACAGGCCAGCGACATCCACCGGACGACCGGCGGGCCGATACCGCACCGAACCGTCAAACGGAGGCGAAGTCGTCCGCGCCCTGCAGCAGCGCGGCCACCGGAGCAAATAGACGGCGGTGATGCGCGGTGGGTCCGAGGCGGCGCAACGCTTCCAGATGCGCTGGCACGCCGTAGCCCATATGGCTTTCGAAACCGTAACCCGGATGATCGACGGCGAGACGGCACATCAGCCGATCGCGGGTCACCTTGGCGACGATCGACGCAGCGGCGATCGAAGCAACGATCGCATCGCCGCCGATCACCGCCTCACACGCGCAGGCTACATCGATTGTGTCGCGGCCATCGACGAACACATGCTCCGGCTTCTCGGGCAGCGCCTGCACCGACTGCGCCAGCGCCCACAACGACGCTCGCAGAATGTTGTCGCGTTCGATGCGAGCAACCGAAGCAACCGTCACCGAAACAGCGGCGGTGCGGCAAATCTCCTCGAACAGTTCTTCGCGGCGTTCGCGCGTCAGCTTCTTCGAATCGTCGAGGCCCTTCGGCACGCAGGCGGGATCAAGCACAACGGCAGCAGCCACCACCGGCCCCGCGAGCGGCCCGCGGCCCGCCTCATCGCAGCCGGCGACGATGCGAAGCCCCTTGGTCAGTAGCGCGCGTTCACGGCGGAAGGTCGGCGCCTGCGCCCGCTTCGCACTAGGGCCTTTCACGCCCTTGCTCTTGGCGTCGGCGCCTTCGGCGTCGGCCCTCTTGGCGGCGCGCATTCTCGCCTTGCCGGCGGGGCTCGTCGCCTCGCCTGCGTCCGCCGCCAACTTTGCTGCTGCTCGAATCATGCGGCGATGGTGGCGAGGCCTGCCGTCAATCGCAACCCGTGTCTTGGGCCGGACCTGGGGTTATCGCCGCAATTCTCGCCACCGGGGCGGCGATGCCTGTCTCTCCCGGTCCAGACAGTGCCGGGAACCTCAGAACAGACTGAGCTGACCGCCGCCGTTCTGCGGCCGAACGAAGTGCTCCGTCGTCAGCCGCGCCGGCTTCTTGTTCAGCCCGAGCTTGCCGCAGGCGATCTCGAAGCGGCGGCCGATCATCCAGGCCATCGGACCGGTTCCCTTCATCCGCACGCCCCACTGCGAGTCATAGTCTTTGCCACCACGGACATCGCGGATCATCGTGAAGACGTGCCGGTATTTGTCGGGATAGTTGGCGAGCAGCCACTCGCGGAACAGGTCGCGCACCTCCAACGGCAGACGCAGCAGGATATAGCTCGCCTCCTTGACGCCGATATGCGCCGCCGAGTCGAGGATGCGTTCCATCTCCGCATCGTTCAGCGCCGGAATGATCGGCGACACCATCACCTTCGCCGGCACGCCCGCCTCGGCCAGCCGTTTCAGCGCTTCCAGCCGCCGCGTCGGCGTCGAGGCGCGCGGCTCCATCGCCCGCGCGAGTTTGGAATCCAGCGTCGTCACCGAGAGGCCGACCTTCACCAGATTGCGCTTGGCCATCCGCTCCAGGATATCGAGGTCGCGCACCACCAGCGCCGACTTCGTGACGATGCCGACCGGATGCGATACGCGATCCAGCACCTCGAGGATGCCGCGCATGATCTTCAGGTCGCGCTCGATCGGCTGATAGGGATCGGTGTTGGTGCCGATCGCGATCATCTTCGGCTGGTAGTCAGGATGCGCGAGCTCCTTCTCCAACAGCGCTGGTGCGTCATGTTTGGCGAACAGCTTGGATTCGAAGTCGAGCCCCGGTGACAGACCGAGATAAGCGTGGGTCGGCCGCGCGAAACAATAGACGCAGCCGTGCTCGCAACCGCGGTAGGGATTGATCGAACGATCGAAGCCAATGTCCGGCGAGTCGTTGCGGGTAATCACCTTGCGCGCGCTGTCGGCGCCGACCGTGGTCTTGAAGGGCGGCAGATCCTCGATACTCTGCCAGCCGTCGTCGAAAGCGACCCGCGCCTCCGCCTCGTAACGGCCACTCGCATTCGACTGCGCGCCCCGGCCACGCCGACGTTCGCTCTCGACTGCAGCCTCATGCTGCGGAACGACCGTTTCCGCTCCCGCCGCTTTCTTCCGCCGCAACGATGATACCGACTTGCTCATGGGACCAGGACCGCGGCGCGAGCCGCGCCCCTCTCATTGATAAGGGCCAGCAGCCCTCCGAGGCGCCCTGCACCACTTTGCCGGCAGCCTCCGGGCCTGAACTCACCATATCACAGAATGAGAACATAACAAGAACATAAGCAATTGCGCCAGAGCCCCATGCGAGGATCGATGAAATGCTCGCAGCCTTGTGATGGCGGGCGCAACCGCGAGCCTTTCGGGGGAACCGCGCAATGACCAGCTCAAGGCCGACATCCGGACGGCTTTGCGGCCTTCCGTCATTGCGAGGAGAACAAGTCATGCGTTCATTCATACTGGCAGCAGCCCTGACAGCCGGCGCGCTTCTGGCCGGCACCCCGGCGACAGCCGAAACCGAATATCCCTATTGCACCAGCGGCGGATGGGGCACCGACGGCAGTTGCAGCTTTGCGACGCTCCAGCAATGTCAGGCTTTCGTGCGCGGCGTCGGCGGATCCTGCGTGCTGAACCCGCGCGTCGCGCAACGTTCGAATCCGAACAACGCGATGGCAGGCCCGCGCCGAATCAGCCGCGACTGACGCGGTCCGGACGCGGCACCGCCGACTGCCTGCAATCGAGGCAGATTTCGGTTCCGACAGGTGATAACAGTGCGGTCCTTGACAGTTCCATGACGTGACGGACCGCCCATGTTAAGTGTCATCGTATTGGCTGACGGCGACGAGCGCAGCGTCGTCATGACGCTTGCAGCGCTCGTGCCGGGCGCCGCAGCGGGCCTGATCCGGGACGTGCTGCTGGTCGATCGGGAATCGAGCGCCGCAATGGAGCGTGTCGCCGACGTGGCCGGCTGCCACTATCTGGTCCAGCAAGGGTCGGCAGGCGCGAGGCTCAGCAAGGGCGCCGAAACCGCCCGCTCGAACTGGCTGTTGTTTCTGCGGGCCGGCGCGATCCTCGAAGGAAACTGGATCGACGAGCTCGGCCAATTCATGGAAAACGCGAGCCTGGCGGCCAAGACCCGCGCCGCGATCTTCCGCCACGCCCGGTCGCCCTATGCGGAAGCGCGCATGCGCGACGCGCTGAAGAGCGCCGGGCGCTGGCTGCTCGGCCCTTCGCCCGACCAGGGCCTCTTGATCGCGCGGCAGCACTATCAACACCTCGGCGGACACGACACAAGCTCCGAACGCGCCGAGAAGAAGCTGCTCGCCAAGCTCAGTCGCAAGCACCGCATCATCCTGCGCAGCCGCATCGTCGCCGGCACCTGACGGTCCATTTGTCGCGACGCCCGGCGCGGAGCCGCCGCGCCTCTATAATTGACTTACTCCACAATTTTGTTGATAAAGTCAAATAGTAGCGAGGTGCCACATGGCGAAGCAGCAAGCAACCAGGACGCGCGGCGAGCAGGATTTAGACGGACTGCAGGCCGATGTTGCCGCCGTCCGCCGTTTCAACCGCTTCTACACACGCCAGATCGGCTTGATCGAGCCGAAGCACCTGCACACCAGCGTCTCGTTGCCTGAGGCGCGCATTTTGTATGAACTCGCGCATCGCCAGCCGCTGTCGCCAAAGACACTGGCGGACGACCTCGGGATCGATCCCGGCCAGCTTTCGCGCATGTTGCAAAGCCTGCAGCAGCGCCAGTTGCTCTCACGCAAGCCTTCCACGTTCGACCGGCGTCAGGTCGAGATCGCGCTCAGCGCGAAGGGCCGCGCAACGTTCGCTGATCTCGACAAGCGGACACAGGAATTCGTCACCACCTTCCTGCAAGGGCTGGCGCCGGAACGCCGAGGCCGTGTCGTCCGGGCGATGGACAACATCGAGCGCGCGCTGAAGACGAACGAAGCGCTCAAATCTCCGATCGTGCTGCGCACCCATCGCGCCGGCGACGTCGGCTGG
The sequence above is drawn from the Afipia sp. P52-10 genome and encodes:
- a CDS encoding ABC transporter ATP-binding protein, which gives rise to MNMATQPAQAQSGAVPSSHPAPGSVIFDKVSVVFEAANLTAVSEFSLDIAPGEFVSIVGPSGCGKTTLLNYAAGLLPPGAGRGRLLVNGKPPVTGTHDLAYMLARDALAPWRTALGNAELGTEVRGVPAEQRRARALDLLEKVGLKGFENAYPKALSQGMRQRVALARTFSLDSPILLMDEPFGALDAQTKLQLEDVLLSLWQRERRTVIFITHDLSEAVSMSDRVIVMSSRPGRIIADVPITLGRPRSVRALQKDPHYHELYSQVWSKLEEGLSQ
- a CDS encoding ABC transporter permease, whose translation is MNDQRRLSGPMIWVARIVFLAAFFALWEWVADAKLIDPILIGKPSGIAQYLWDELFVTRSLLSDFYWSMGGTVLAFLLGSVAGILVGMLFVTSPSTEAVFNPMLTALNAMPRIALAPLFIIWFGLGLGSKVAVGFSLTFFIVLTSTVAGGRGVNPDHVTLARTLGASESQIFRKFVLPSAVPVIFNGLRLGLVFALLGVIGAEILASEHGLGQTLSVLAASFKTNGVFGIIFLLSLIGVAISWGMTSLENRLLRWR
- a CDS encoding NCS2 family permease, with translation MEQKTGFLERQFGLSAHGTSVRTEFIAGLTTFLTMVYIVFVNPTILGAAGLDKGAVFVATCIAAAVSTLVMAFYANYPIGLAPGMGLNAFFAFTVVLGYKYTWQQALAAVFLSGVLFFLLSIFRVREYVINAIPRNLKFAISAGVGLFLGIIALEQAKIVVAHPVTLVTLGPLTGFDHLPAVLSLLGFVLIVALNARHVVGGTLLGILAVSLLGLPFGLASFGGVVSLPPSLAPTLLQLDFSRAFELTFIIVVFSFLFIDVFDNAGTLIGVTHRAGLTDQDGNLPRMKQALIADSFAAMFGSLIGTSTTTSYIESASGVAAGGRTGLTAVFVALFFLLALFFAPLAGMVPAYASSAALLYVACVMARGLAEMNWDDVTEYAPAVVAAIAMPLTYSIATGIGLGFITYALAKLISGKIAEAKPAVLVLALLFAGKFAIG
- a CDS encoding glycosyltransferase family 39 protein, with product MRFTSLIVELIRVRPVLMFWVAVLAQAMLWLIIPSLLYASPPGDLAMSLAYGREYMMGVGNEPPLAYWLADIVFRLAGNHVFGLYLLSQVCFAVAFLAVFRLGSAIVGPQQAVVAVLLTATVLTFSFPQVEFRPEILAQPLWGLTLLGAWRVLEGLRRAWFSLSIAAGLLLLTTNAAVPLLVLLITFALGTARGRRALASADAALAAVVVLVLVLPYAVYVWRTGTSSPFALSDVSAPEGWLWRWAMFAGYLLLALAGIALLGIVNARRFNSAETRAPVIYRPPIDPLARPFVYGFAVVPALLFSLASALLGWPHLLGGGGTLLLLSGLAAVVAAGDLIAFRRQRLLRTLWLWIVAAPALYLLGMTLVQPLVAATDIKTMFPARAIGTFFGDSFQRRTGQPLRAVAGDPELAALISVTAPGRPRLLLDATPEKTPWLTLETFRQSGGVVVWRAADTAGTPPEDIARRFPGLVPEVPRTFSRYLNGRQPMLRIGWAIIRPQQQVGAAK
- a CDS encoding ribonuclease HII gives rise to the protein MRAAKRADAEGADAKSKGVKGPSAKRAQAPTFRRERALLTKGLRIVAGCDEAGRGPLAGPVVAAAVVLDPACVPKGLDDSKKLTRERREELFEEICRTAAVSVTVASVARIERDNILRASLWALAQSVQALPEKPEHVFVDGRDTIDVACACEAVIGGDAIVASIAAASIVAKVTRDRLMCRLAVDHPGYGFESHMGYGVPAHLEALRRLGPTAHHRRLFAPVAALLQGADDFASV
- a CDS encoding PA0069 family radical SAM protein, which encodes MSKSVSSLRRKKAAGAETVVPQHEAAVESERRRGRGAQSNASGRYEAEARVAFDDGWQSIEDLPPFKTTVGADSARKVITRNDSPDIGFDRSINPYRGCEHGCVYCFARPTHAYLGLSPGLDFESKLFAKHDAPALLEKELAHPDYQPKMIAIGTNTDPYQPIERDLKIMRGILEVLDRVSHPVGIVTKSALVVRDLDILERMAKRNLVKVGLSVTTLDSKLARAMEPRASTPTRRLEALKRLAEAGVPAKVMVSPIIPALNDAEMERILDSAAHIGVKEASYILLRLPLEVRDLFREWLLANYPDKYRHVFTMIRDVRGGKDYDSQWGVRMKGTGPMAWMIGRRFEIACGKLGLNKKPARLTTEHFVRPQNGGGQLSLF
- a CDS encoding DUF3551 domain-containing protein produces the protein MRSFILAAALTAGALLAGTPATAETEYPYCTSGGWGTDGSCSFATLQQCQAFVRGVGGSCVLNPRVAQRSNPNNAMAGPRRISRD
- a CDS encoding glycosyl transferase, coding for MLSVIVLADGDERSVVMTLAALVPGAAAGLIRDVLLVDRESSAAMERVADVAGCHYLVQQGSAGARLSKGAETARSNWLLFLRAGAILEGNWIDELGQFMENASLAAKTRAAIFRHARSPYAEARMRDALKSAGRWLLGPSPDQGLLIARQHYQHLGGHDTSSERAEKKLLAKLSRKHRIILRSRIVAGT
- a CDS encoding helix-turn-helix domain-containing GNAT family N-acetyltransferase encodes the protein MAKQQATRTRGEQDLDGLQADVAAVRRFNRFYTRQIGLIEPKHLHTSVSLPEARILYELAHRQPLSPKTLADDLGIDPGQLSRMLQSLQQRQLLSRKPSTFDRRQVEIALSAKGRATFADLDKRTQEFVTTFLQGLAPERRGRVVRAMDNIERALKTNEALKSPIVLRTHRAGDVGWIISRHGALYAEEFGWSIDFEALVAEIAAQFVKTYDPERERCWIAEIDGERAGTVTLVKGTKTTAKLRLLLVEPSARGTGVGKALVGECLRFARQAGYKSVTLWTQSILIPARRIYQDAGFRLVETKPHHSFGADLVGETWTLAL